A single window of Streptomyces globosus DNA harbors:
- a CDS encoding 3-oxoacyl-ACP synthase III family protein, translated as MSTTERRSRIEALGAFLPAGRETNDELRAKVPNLGDADVRRITGIAERRVHDPDPAAGEDSFGMALAAARDCLAVSRHRAADLDVVISASITRVKDGSRFHFEPSFAGMLAKELGARPAVSFDVSNACAGMMTGVWLLDRMIRSGAVRTGMVVSGEQATRVARTAARELRDSYDPQFASLSVGDSAAAVVLDESTGPADRIHYIELMTCAEYSHLCMGMPSDRSQGIGLYTDNKKMHDRERLKLWPRFHEDFLAKNGRSFEDEEFDHIIQHQVGTRFIEYANRTAEAEFGTPMPPSLQTVEQYGNTATTSHFLTLRDHLRRTRAAAGDGTGPDRDRAATAGAKYLLVPAASGLVTGALSATVTHAGA; from the coding sequence ATGAGTACCACCGAGCGCCGCAGCCGAATAGAGGCCCTCGGCGCCTTTCTTCCCGCGGGACGCGAGACCAACGACGAACTCCGCGCGAAGGTGCCGAACCTGGGCGACGCGGACGTCCGCCGGATCACCGGCATCGCCGAGCGCCGCGTCCACGACCCCGACCCGGCCGCAGGCGAGGACTCCTTCGGGATGGCCCTCGCCGCCGCCCGCGACTGCCTGGCCGTCTCCCGCCACCGGGCGGCCGACCTCGACGTCGTCATCAGCGCGTCCATCACCCGCGTGAAGGACGGCAGCCGCTTCCACTTCGAGCCGTCCTTCGCCGGGATGCTGGCCAAGGAGCTGGGGGCCCGGCCCGCCGTCAGCTTCGACGTCTCCAACGCCTGCGCCGGCATGATGACCGGCGTGTGGCTGCTGGACCGGATGATCCGCTCCGGCGCCGTCCGCACCGGCATGGTCGTCAGCGGCGAGCAGGCCACCCGCGTCGCCCGCACCGCCGCCCGCGAACTGCGCGACTCCTACGACCCGCAGTTCGCCTCCCTCTCGGTCGGCGACTCCGCCGCCGCGGTCGTCCTCGACGAATCCACCGGCCCCGCCGACCGCATCCACTACATCGAGCTCATGACCTGCGCCGAATACTCCCACCTCTGCATGGGAATGCCGAGCGACCGCAGCCAGGGAATCGGCCTCTACACCGACAACAAGAAGATGCACGACCGGGAACGCCTCAAACTGTGGCCGCGGTTCCACGAGGATTTCCTCGCCAAGAACGGGCGCTCCTTCGAGGACGAGGAATTCGACCACATCATTCAGCACCAGGTCGGCACCCGGTTCATCGAGTACGCCAACCGGACCGCCGAGGCGGAGTTCGGCACGCCCATGCCGCCGTCCCTCCAGACCGTGGAGCAGTACGGCAACACCGCGACCACCTCCCACTTCCTGACCCTGCGCGACCACCTCCGCCGCACCCGCGCCGCGGCCGGCGACGGCACCGGCCCGGACCGGGACCGCGCTGCCACCGCCGGCGCCAAGTACCTCCTGGTGCCCGCCGCCTCGGGACTCGTCACCGGCGCGCTGTCCGCCACCGTCACCCACGCAGGGGCGTGA
- a CDS encoding AMP-binding protein gives MPTTTATPAGARPAAADDLGAHSLAGLLERNARAFPDKPAVIHPVGGPRRDGARPAYRTLTYGRLQQTVEELAAGLARAGITKGTKTVLMAPPGPELFALAFALFRVGAVPVVVDPGMGVRRMLHCYRTVGAEAFIGPPLAHAARLLGRRTFAGIRVPVTLGRHRLGRARTLTALRTLGAEGGAAAPVAAGRDDLLMIGFTTGSTGPAKGVEYTHRMALSIARQIEAVHGRTRDDTSLVTLPFYGVLDLVYGSTLVLAPLAPSRVAQADPALVVDALERFAVTTMFASPALLGPLAAHLGAAAPGRHPLPDLHCVVGGGAPVPDTTVAALRRVLDPRARIHVTYGATEALPVTSIEAEELLGPAADADAAPGGGGGGGGTAARAAEGAGTCVGRPVPGIRLAILPVTDGPLPLPTPHLPAGRVGEIAVRGDCVSPRYHHSPDADRLHKVPDAADPAGPAWHRTGDLGYLDDDGRLWFCGRSAQRVRTEHRDLHTVRCEGVFNAHPQVRRTALVGIPAAPDSGWGRGGRTTTRSGTARGTAQRTIPARAAAGSSAHTNTDTAHRTAEGGTAAGSATAAGGSAPGGPSGTAPGGAPADPRRDRLRPVVCVETVDEHLDDAAWQRLTAELRALACAHAPTTGVEEFLHHPGFPVDIRHNAKIGREELARWAERRLTPPTSPTPRRRAARLVPLAGWAYLVGGAVWAAAVGVPEARLPRLLWWADAVLSTAGHAVQIPLALPRARAAGIRRPAAVGLTMLYGATWWRQL, from the coding sequence ATGCCGACCACGACCGCCACCCCGGCCGGAGCCCGGCCCGCAGCCGCCGACGACCTCGGCGCCCACAGCCTGGCCGGCCTCCTCGAACGCAACGCCCGCGCCTTCCCCGACAAGCCGGCCGTCATCCACCCGGTCGGCGGCCCGCGGCGCGACGGCGCCCGCCCCGCCTACCGGACCCTCACCTACGGCCGGCTCCAGCAGACCGTCGAGGAGCTCGCCGCCGGCCTGGCCCGCGCCGGCATCACCAAGGGCACCAAAACCGTCCTGATGGCGCCGCCCGGACCCGAACTGTTCGCCCTCGCCTTCGCCCTCTTCCGGGTCGGCGCCGTGCCCGTCGTCGTCGACCCCGGCATGGGCGTCCGCCGGATGCTGCACTGCTACCGCACCGTCGGAGCCGAGGCGTTCATCGGGCCGCCCCTCGCGCACGCCGCCCGCCTCCTCGGCCGCCGCACCTTCGCCGGGATCCGCGTCCCCGTCACCCTGGGACGGCACCGCCTCGGCAGGGCCCGCACCCTCACCGCCTTACGGACCCTCGGCGCCGAGGGCGGCGCGGCCGCACCCGTGGCCGCGGGCCGCGACGACCTGCTGATGATCGGCTTCACCACCGGCAGTACCGGCCCCGCCAAGGGCGTCGAGTACACCCACCGCATGGCCCTGTCCATCGCCCGCCAGATCGAGGCCGTGCACGGCCGCACCCGCGACGACACCTCCCTGGTCACCCTGCCGTTCTACGGGGTCCTCGACCTCGTCTACGGCTCCACCCTCGTCCTCGCCCCGCTGGCCCCCTCCCGCGTCGCCCAGGCCGACCCCGCGCTCGTCGTCGACGCACTCGAACGCTTCGCCGTCACCACGATGTTCGCCTCCCCCGCCCTCCTCGGCCCCCTCGCCGCCCACCTCGGCGCCGCCGCCCCCGGCCGCCACCCGCTGCCCGACCTGCACTGCGTCGTCGGCGGCGGAGCACCCGTACCGGACACGACGGTGGCCGCGCTGCGCCGCGTACTGGACCCGCGGGCCCGCATCCACGTCACGTACGGGGCGACGGAGGCGCTGCCGGTCACGTCGATCGAGGCGGAGGAACTCCTTGGCCCGGCCGCGGACGCGGACGCGGCCCCCGGCGGTGGCGGCGGTGGCGGCGGTACGGCGGCACGCGCCGCCGAAGGCGCCGGAACCTGCGTGGGACGCCCCGTCCCCGGCATCCGCCTCGCCATCCTGCCCGTCACGGACGGCCCGCTGCCCCTCCCCACACCCCACCTCCCGGCGGGCCGGGTCGGCGAGATCGCCGTCCGCGGCGACTGCGTCAGCCCCCGCTACCACCACTCCCCGGACGCCGACCGGCTCCACAAGGTGCCCGACGCCGCCGACCCCGCCGGCCCCGCCTGGCACCGCACCGGCGACCTCGGCTACCTCGACGACGACGGCCGCCTCTGGTTCTGCGGCCGCTCCGCCCAACGCGTCCGCACCGAGCACCGCGACCTCCACACGGTCCGCTGCGAGGGCGTCTTCAACGCCCACCCCCAGGTCCGCCGCACGGCCCTGGTCGGCATCCCCGCAGCCCCGGACAGCGGCTGGGGCCGCGGCGGACGCACGACGACCCGCAGCGGCACCGCACGCGGCACCGCCCAGAGGACGATTCCCGCCCGCGCCGCCGCAGGCAGCAGCGCACACACGAACACCGACACCGCCCACCGCACCGCCGAGGGCGGCACCGCCGCGGGCAGCGCGACAGCCGCCGGCGGCTCAGCGCCCGGAGGGCCATCCGGCACCGCCCCCGGCGGTGCGCCCGCGGACCCGCGGCGGGACCGCCTCCGCCCGGTCGTCTGCGTCGAGACCGTCGACGAGCACCTCGACGACGCCGCCTGGCAGCGCCTCACCGCCGAACTGCGCGCCCTCGCCTGCGCTCACGCACCGACCACCGGCGTCGAGGAGTTCCTGCACCACCCCGGCTTCCCCGTCGACATCCGGCACAACGCCAAGATCGGCCGCGAGGAGCTCGCCCGCTGGGCCGAACGCCGCCTCACCCCTCCCACCTCCCCGACACCCCGCCGGCGCGCCGCCCGGCTCGTCCCGCTCGCCGGGTGGGCGTACCTCGTCGGCGGCGCCGTGTGGGCGGCGGCCGTCGGCGTGCCCGAAGCGCGCCTGCCGCGCCTGCTGTGGTGGGCGGACGCCGTGCTCAGCACCGCCGGGCACGCCGTCCAGATCCCGCTGGCCCTGCCCCGGGCCCGCGCGGCCGGCATCCGCCGCCCCGCCGCCGTCGGCCTGACCATGCTCTACGGGGCGACCTGGTGGCGGCAGCTGTGA
- a CDS encoding NAD-dependent epimerase/dehydratase family protein, which translates to MAAAVKILITGATGFLGGHLADACLRSGHGVRALVRPGSDTDRLRTLPGVELVTGDLTRPDSLRRAADGCEAVLHSAARVVDHGTRAQFTEANVTGTLRLMDAARAAGARRFVFVSSPSALMHLREGDRLGIDETTPYPTRWFNDYCATKAVAEQHVLAADTAGFTTCALRPRGIWGPRDHAGFLPRLMGALHAGRLPDLSGGRPVLVSLCHVDNAVDACLRAAVSAPAERIGGRAYFVADEETTDLWPFLADVAARLGCPPPAPRIPLPAGRALAAAVEAVWRLRPDAAARARTSPPISRYMMALLTRSSTYDTTAARRDLGYTPVRTREDGLAGLTRWVAAQGGVASWTAPRPRPAHTHTPDATPPAPARAPHPPAETAPGGGTAGPRTAAAHTAARPRRQHAAPATPRSTAHPHTGPAADPAEHPAPHPPADTPPGSAPASGTAPASSPAPASGIAPASGTSPTSARGPADIPSAAAGRGRRAARGPAGQPRPPGTPRRAAAEPESDDSGRPSHGTRPTGTTRAGAARPADAGGGAAPGGGTPRHGSTDPAGPAGREDTSR; encoded by the coding sequence GTGGCGGCAGCTGTGAAAATCCTGATCACCGGAGCCACCGGCTTCCTCGGGGGCCACCTCGCCGACGCCTGCCTGCGCTCCGGCCACGGCGTACGCGCCCTCGTCCGCCCCGGCAGCGACACCGACCGGCTGCGCACCCTGCCCGGAGTCGAACTCGTCACCGGCGACCTCACCCGCCCCGACTCGCTCCGGCGCGCCGCCGACGGCTGCGAAGCCGTCCTGCACAGCGCCGCCCGCGTCGTCGACCACGGCACCCGCGCCCAGTTCACCGAAGCCAACGTCACCGGCACGCTGCGGCTGATGGACGCCGCCCGCGCCGCCGGCGCGCGCCGGTTCGTGTTCGTCTCCAGCCCCAGCGCGCTGATGCACCTGCGGGAGGGGGACCGGCTCGGCATCGACGAGACCACCCCCTACCCCACCCGCTGGTTCAACGACTACTGCGCGACCAAGGCCGTCGCCGAACAGCACGTCCTCGCCGCCGACACCGCCGGCTTCACCACCTGCGCCCTGCGGCCCCGCGGCATCTGGGGGCCGCGCGACCACGCCGGGTTCCTGCCCCGCCTCATGGGCGCCCTGCACGCGGGACGCCTCCCGGACCTGTCGGGCGGCAGACCTGTCCTGGTCTCCCTCTGCCACGTCGACAACGCGGTCGACGCCTGCCTGCGGGCCGCCGTGTCCGCCCCGGCGGAACGCATCGGCGGGCGCGCGTACTTCGTCGCGGACGAGGAGACGACCGACCTGTGGCCGTTCCTCGCCGACGTCGCCGCCCGCCTCGGCTGCCCGCCGCCCGCGCCCCGCATCCCGCTGCCCGCGGGCCGGGCGCTCGCCGCGGCGGTCGAGGCGGTGTGGCGGCTGCGCCCGGACGCCGCGGCCCGGGCCCGGACGAGCCCGCCGATCAGCCGGTACATGATGGCCCTGCTGACCCGTTCGAGCACGTACGACACGACGGCGGCCCGCCGCGACCTCGGCTACACCCCCGTCCGCACCCGGGAGGACGGCCTGGCCGGCCTGACCCGCTGGGTCGCCGCGCAGGGCGGCGTCGCGTCCTGGACGGCCCCCCGCCCCCGCCCCGCCCACACGCACACCCCGGACGCCACACCCCCGGCCCCGGCACGCGCCCCGCACCCGCCGGCAGAAACGGCACCAGGCGGCGGCACCGCCGGACCCCGTACCGCAGCCGCACACACCGCGGCCCGCCCGCGCCGGCAGCACGCCGCCCCCGCCACCCCGCGCAGCACCGCCCACCCGCACACCGGCCCCGCAGCGGACCCCGCCGAACACCCGGCCCCGCACCCTCCGGCCGACACACCGCCGGGCTCTGCACCTGCCTCCGGTACTGCACCTGCCTCCAGTCCTGCGCCGGCCTCCGGTATCGCGCCGGCCTCCGGTACGAGCCCGACGTCCGCTCGCGGCCCCGCCGACATCCCGTCCGCTGCCGCGGGCCGCGGCCGCCGCGCCGCACGCGGTCCCGCGGGACAGCCCAGGCCCCCCGGCACGCCGCGCCGCGCAGCGGCAGAGCCCGAGAGCGACGACTCCGGCCGCCCCTCGCACGGGACCCGCCCCACCGGCACCACACGTGCCGGAGCCGCGCGGCCCGCAGACGCCGGCGGAGGGGCGGCGCCCGGAGGGGGGACGCCGCGTCACGGATCCACCGATCCGGCCGGACCCGCCGGCCGAGAGGACACCTCACGATGA
- a CDS encoding phosphopantetheine-binding protein — protein MARAAVTTRRRPGARGPVLCAYAVPARGTTATAPAAADPAAPAESGPAPSAGAPSADELRAHLAGILPRHLIPAHILTVAALPATVSGKTDFDALPDPFAGTAAPPTAEPPEPPEPAGTDPGGSPAALHARVARHWATVLGVDASVLTADSDFQALGGDSLALVEMLSAVSADLLTPDQARRLTEDLAVLVRDLTLGRVCDRLTAVREGTTA, from the coding sequence GTGGCCCGCGCCGCGGTCACGACCCGGCGCCGACCGGGCGCACGGGGCCCGGTCCTGTGCGCGTACGCAGTCCCCGCCCGCGGCACCACGGCCACAGCCCCGGCGGCCGCCGACCCGGCGGCCCCGGCCGAGTCCGGCCCGGCGCCCTCCGCCGGTGCGCCCTCGGCGGACGAGCTCCGCGCCCACCTGGCCGGGATCCTGCCCCGGCACCTGATCCCGGCGCACATCCTGACCGTCGCAGCCCTGCCCGCCACCGTGAGCGGCAAGACGGACTTCGACGCCCTCCCCGACCCGTTCGCCGGAACCGCCGCCCCACCCACGGCCGAGCCTCCCGAGCCTCCCGAGCCGGCCGGCACCGACCCCGGCGGCAGCCCCGCGGCGCTGCACGCCCGCGTGGCCCGCCACTGGGCGACCGTCCTCGGGGTCGACGCCTCCGTGCTGACCGCCGACTCCGACTTCCAGGCGCTCGGCGGCGATTCGCTCGCCCTCGTCGAGATGCTGAGCGCCGTCAGCGCCGACCTGCTCACCCCGGACCAGGCGCGCCGCCTCACCGAGGACCTCGCCGTCCTGGTCCGCGACCTGACCCTCGGCCGGGTCTGCGACCGCCTCACCGCCGTACGCGAAGGAACCACCGCATGA
- a CDS encoding formyltransferase family protein, with product MIFVGEGALLRRAVSHAAAGGHRVDLVCSSDPLDAAAAGPGTAHLAAADVNAAAADLAAACTDGVVWSVNNRQVFRAPVLSLGLRIVNVHNGLLPQHRGLPSAAVVFALLHGDTEYGATVHEVDAGIDTGPVLAEQRFPIGPADRFHEVMLRGVRACQALFEQTLPAVAAGERPPAARPNPPAAAGPGAYYGRRALARLGEHRGSPSFARATDLGPFAVHAPEVAEALHRVGP from the coding sequence ATGATCTTCGTCGGAGAGGGCGCCCTGCTGCGCCGTGCCGTCTCCCACGCCGCCGCCGGAGGCCACCGCGTCGACCTGGTCTGCTCTTCGGACCCGCTCGACGCGGCGGCCGCCGGCCCCGGCACGGCGCACCTCGCCGCGGCCGACGTCAACGCGGCGGCCGCCGACCTGGCGGCGGCCTGCACCGACGGGGTCGTCTGGTCGGTCAACAACCGGCAGGTCTTCCGCGCCCCGGTGCTGTCGCTGGGGCTCCGCATCGTCAACGTCCACAACGGGCTGCTGCCGCAGCACCGGGGACTGCCGTCCGCCGCCGTGGTGTTCGCGCTGCTCCACGGGGACACCGAGTACGGGGCCACCGTGCACGAGGTCGACGCCGGGATCGACACCGGCCCCGTGCTCGCCGAGCAGCGCTTCCCCATCGGGCCCGCGGACCGCTTCCACGAGGTGATGCTGCGCGGCGTTCGCGCCTGCCAGGCGCTGTTCGAGCAGACGCTGCCCGCCGTGGCCGCGGGCGAACGGCCCCCGGCCGCCCGGCCGAACCCGCCGGCCGCCGCAGGGCCGGGCGCGTACTACGGGCGGCGGGCCCTCGCCCGCCTCGGGGAGCACCGCGGCTCCCCCTCCTTCGCACGCGCCACCGACCTCGGCCCCTTCGCGGTCCACGCCCCCGAGGTCGCCGAGGCCCTGCACCGCGTAGGACCCTGA
- a CDS encoding dihydrofolate reductase family protein codes for MRRLVYYIATTLDGFIAGPDGADPTGPNGFWPIAEDYIEHLVAEYPETLPVHARQALSVTAEGTRFDTVLEGRRTYEIGLAAGIADAYPHLRHLVFSRTLTELPDPAVELVSGDPVATVRELKQQDGKDIWLIGGAELAGSLYAEIDMLVLKVAPLTLGDGIPLFSRKAVFDPRTWTLADHTVLKSGAVFLTYTRTTA; via the coding sequence GTGCGCCGACTCGTCTACTACATCGCCACCACGCTCGACGGCTTCATCGCCGGCCCGGACGGCGCCGACCCGACCGGTCCGAACGGCTTCTGGCCGATCGCGGAGGACTACATCGAGCACCTCGTCGCCGAGTACCCGGAGACTCTGCCCGTCCATGCCCGGCAGGCGCTGTCCGTCACGGCCGAGGGCACCCGGTTCGACACCGTCCTCGAAGGGCGCCGCACGTACGAGATCGGCCTTGCGGCCGGCATCGCCGACGCCTACCCGCACCTGCGGCACCTCGTGTTCTCCCGCACCCTCACGGAGCTTCCCGACCCGGCCGTCGAGCTGGTCTCCGGCGACCCGGTGGCGACCGTGCGCGAGCTCAAGCAGCAGGACGGCAAGGACATCTGGCTGATCGGCGGCGCCGAGCTGGCCGGATCCCTGTACGCGGAGATCGACATGCTGGTCCTCAAGGTCGCCCCGCTCACCCTGGGCGACGGGATCCCGCTGTTCTCCCGCAAGGCGGTCTTCGACCCCCGCACGTGGACGCTCGCCGACCACACGGTCCTCAAGAGCGGAGCGGTGTTCCTCACCTACACCCGCACCACTGCCTGA
- a CDS encoding GNAT family N-acetyltransferase has product MAKIESELIRRWLNGWTAARSLPEAESVGSAGDGLRSRCDQPGREVEVFALRADEDPASLTRLAAAVAAARQTTWLTVPTQRPDAVEAVVNAAGLELLHRSEWLMSADLGGHPQHAPAAPYEREVRTDGPVTAVSLRHPSGEVAARGTVAVVGADAVADRIETDPAHRRRGLGRAVMGALAEAAVAQGARTGLLIASEEGRRLYSSLGWRREAGVVIARGPAAPSGR; this is encoded by the coding sequence ATGGCGAAGATCGAATCAGAGCTGATACGGCGCTGGCTGAACGGCTGGACCGCGGCCCGCTCCCTGCCCGAGGCCGAGTCGGTCGGGTCAGCCGGGGACGGCCTGCGGTCAAGGTGCGACCAACCCGGCCGCGAGGTCGAGGTGTTCGCGCTCCGCGCGGACGAGGACCCCGCATCGTTGACACGGCTGGCGGCAGCCGTGGCCGCCGCGAGGCAGACCACCTGGCTCACGGTGCCCACGCAGCGCCCGGACGCCGTCGAAGCCGTCGTCAACGCCGCCGGGCTGGAGCTGCTCCACCGGTCCGAGTGGCTCATGTCGGCCGATCTGGGCGGACACCCGCAGCACGCGCCCGCCGCACCGTACGAGCGCGAGGTCCGCACCGACGGACCGGTCACGGCCGTCTCCCTCCGCCACCCCTCCGGAGAGGTGGCGGCGCGCGGCACCGTCGCCGTGGTCGGCGCCGACGCGGTCGCCGACCGCATCGAGACGGACCCGGCGCACCGGCGACGCGGCCTGGGACGCGCCGTGATGGGCGCTCTGGCGGAGGCCGCCGTGGCCCAGGGCGCCCGTACCGGTCTCCTCATCGCCAGCGAGGAGGGGCGGCGCCTCTACTCCTCGCTGGGCTGGCGCCGGGAAGCCGGCGTCGTGATCGCCCGGGGGCCGGCGGCTCCCTCCGGCCGGTAG
- a CDS encoding thioesterase II family protein gives MQDADRWLKRFTPAAGRTPGTAAYAPVTGFRSRVVCLPHAGGAAPAYQPWARHLPADTELLAVQYPGRQERLGEPCPDTLGELADAVAAALAALPALPTVVFGHSMGSLVAYETVLRLARHAPQALPVRLFVSGAPAPVRDRTNLPALDDDSLLAYVRDQGAAQPEVYDIPELRELLMPSLHGDFGQLTRYRPARPLARVPVPVTALGGDSDAGCPPESLATWAEATTEDFTSRIFPGGHFYLQGREDTLAGLVTTALRAAAR, from the coding sequence ATGCAGGACGCAGACCGCTGGCTGAAGCGCTTCACCCCCGCAGCCGGCCGCACCCCCGGCACGGCGGCCTACGCGCCCGTCACCGGCTTCCGCTCCCGTGTCGTCTGCCTGCCCCACGCCGGCGGCGCCGCCCCCGCCTACCAGCCGTGGGCCCGCCACCTGCCGGCCGACACCGAGCTGTTGGCCGTCCAGTACCCCGGCCGCCAGGAGCGGCTCGGCGAGCCCTGCCCCGACACCCTCGGCGAGCTCGCCGACGCGGTCGCCGCCGCCCTCGCCGCGCTCCCCGCCCTGCCCACCGTCGTCTTCGGCCACAGCATGGGCTCGCTCGTCGCGTACGAGACCGTCCTGCGGCTCGCCCGGCACGCCCCGCAGGCCCTGCCCGTCCGCCTCTTCGTCTCCGGCGCACCCGCCCCCGTACGCGACCGCACCAACCTGCCCGCCCTTGACGACGACTCCCTCCTCGCCTACGTCCGCGACCAGGGCGCCGCCCAGCCCGAGGTGTACGACATCCCCGAACTCCGCGAACTCCTGATGCCCTCCCTGCACGGCGACTTCGGGCAGCTCACCCGGTACCGCCCGGCCCGCCCCCTGGCCCGCGTCCCCGTCCCGGTGACCGCGCTCGGCGGCGACTCCGACGCGGGCTGCCCGCCCGAATCCCTCGCCACCTGGGCCGAGGCCACCACCGAGGACTTCACCTCCCGCATCTTTCCCGGCGGTCACTTCTACCTCCAGGGCCGCGAGGACACCCTGGCCGGCCTGGTCACGACCGCCCTCCGCGCGGCGGCCCGCTGA
- a CDS encoding erythromycin esterase family protein, which translates to MSREIRKFVPASCGLLGLGEPTHLEPAFGWVRNDLFEQLVGLGFRSVALEVDRVAALAVDDYVRKGQGTLDAVMREGFSHGWGESAANRRLVAWMHAYNRSRPPRERLAFHGFDAPTESMSAPSPRPYLEHARAHLGLDLGVDLAELAGDDGRWSRPEAVLDAAASPGAEPAAAALLALADDLWGALYSRAPERIAATSREEWHRAGVHLAAGRGLLRYHRQAARPMDRPERLRGLLAVRDGLMAENLLAIRAAEAGRGPTLVSAHNLHLQRPPSSMRLGDADLTWSGAGAVVGALLGAEYAFVAGSLGRSAAIGLGEPEPDTYEGLLQRRAEGAAWGLAPAPEADSARARTDTVPQQGCFPLGAAVLAGAAAVLHIPDGPQAAAGHPADAATAATAAG; encoded by the coding sequence ATGAGTCGGGAGATCCGGAAATTCGTCCCTGCGTCGTGCGGCCTGCTGGGCCTGGGAGAGCCGACGCACCTCGAACCCGCCTTCGGGTGGGTCCGCAACGACCTGTTCGAGCAGCTCGTCGGGCTCGGCTTCCGGTCGGTCGCCCTGGAGGTCGACCGGGTGGCCGCGCTCGCCGTCGACGACTACGTCCGCAAGGGGCAGGGGACCCTCGACGCGGTGATGCGCGAGGGGTTCAGCCACGGCTGGGGTGAGTCGGCGGCCAACCGGCGGCTCGTCGCCTGGATGCACGCGTACAACCGGAGCCGGCCCCCTCGGGAGCGGCTCGCCTTCCACGGCTTCGACGCGCCGACGGAGTCCATGAGCGCGCCCAGCCCCCGGCCTTACCTGGAGCACGCCCGCGCCCACCTGGGCCTGGACCTCGGCGTCGACCTCGCGGAGCTGGCCGGCGACGACGGGCGGTGGAGCCGGCCGGAGGCGGTGCTGGACGCGGCGGCCTCGCCGGGGGCCGAGCCGGCGGCCGCGGCGCTGCTGGCGCTCGCCGACGACCTGTGGGGCGCACTGTACTCCCGTGCCCCGGAGCGGATCGCGGCCACGTCGCGGGAGGAGTGGCACCGGGCGGGCGTGCACCTCGCCGCCGGGCGCGGCCTGTTGCGCTACCACCGGCAGGCGGCGCGGCCAATGGACCGGCCGGAGCGGTTGCGGGGGCTGCTGGCCGTGCGGGACGGGCTGATGGCGGAGAACCTGCTCGCCATCCGCGCCGCCGAGGCCGGGCGCGGCCCGACGCTGGTGTCCGCGCACAACCTGCACCTCCAGCGGCCGCCGAGCAGCATGCGGCTGGGCGACGCGGACCTCACCTGGTCCGGTGCCGGCGCGGTGGTGGGGGCCCTGCTGGGGGCGGAGTACGCGTTCGTCGCGGGCAGCCTGGGCCGCAGCGCGGCGATCGGCCTGGGCGAGCCGGAGCCCGACACGTACGAGGGGCTGCTGCAGCGCCGGGCGGAGGGCGCCGCGTGGGGGCTGGCTCCGGCCCCCGAGGCCGACTCGGCCCGCGCGCGCACCGACACCGTGCCGCAGCAGGGCTGCTTCCCTCTCGGGGCGGCGGTCTTGGCGGGCGCGGCAGCGGTCCTCCACATCCCGGACGGCCCGCAGGCGGCCGCCGGCCACCCGGCCGACGCGGCGACGGCGGCCACAGCAGCCGGGTAG
- a CDS encoding MerR family DNA-binding transcriptional regulator, which yields MRPADLARGHGLSTQAVRNYERDGFLPPAERTPSGYRVYTTLHAAALRAFLALVAAYGHQPAGRIMNAVHRHALDDALDTVDRGHARLLRDRETLAAVRQAVGHLAAEPPPAPDRPAPEQPTFARPARAGGPLTVGELARRLGVTPATLRNWEAAGILDPARDTGTGYRVYREADGRDAELAHLLRRGGYPLDRIATVVRQIRATAGTGAATGPGADALTSALDDWQRRLTARGAAMLTAAARLADYLALRDGPARPDPAAAQPPAG from the coding sequence ATGCGCCCAGCCGACCTGGCCCGCGGCCACGGCCTCTCCACCCAGGCCGTCCGCAACTACGAGCGCGACGGGTTCCTCCCGCCCGCCGAGCGCACCCCCAGCGGCTACCGCGTCTACACCACGCTGCACGCGGCCGCACTGCGCGCCTTCCTCGCGCTCGTCGCCGCGTACGGGCACCAGCCGGCCGGCCGCATCATGAACGCCGTCCACCGCCACGCCCTCGACGACGCCCTCGACACCGTCGACCGGGGACATGCCCGGCTGCTGCGCGACCGGGAGACCCTCGCCGCCGTACGGCAGGCCGTCGGCCACCTGGCGGCAGAGCCGCCCCCCGCCCCCGACCGGCCCGCCCCCGAGCAGCCCACCTTTGCGCGGCCCGCCCGGGCCGGCGGGCCCCTGACCGTCGGCGAACTCGCCCGCCGGCTCGGCGTCACCCCGGCCACTCTGCGCAACTGGGAGGCCGCCGGCATCCTCGACCCCGCCCGCGATACCGGCACCGGGTACCGCGTCTACCGCGAGGCCGACGGACGCGACGCCGAACTCGCCCACCTCCTGCGGCGCGGCGGCTACCCCCTGGACCGCATCGCCACCGTCGTCCGGCAGATCCGCGCGACCGCCGGCACCGGGGCCGCCACCGGCCCGGGTGCCGACGCCCTCACCAGCGCCCTCGACGACTGGCAGCGCCGACTCACCGCACGGGGCGCGGCCATGCTCACCGCGGCCGCCCGGCTTGCCGACTACCTGGCCCTGCGCGACGGCCCCGCCCGGCCGGACCCCGCCGCCGCACAGCCGCCCGCCGGATGA